The following coding sequences are from one Triticum dicoccoides isolate Atlit2015 ecotype Zavitan chromosome 4A, WEW_v2.0, whole genome shotgun sequence window:
- the LOC119288541 gene encoding uncharacterized protein LOC119288541, giving the protein MNSPPPQRSRHTLVDDAIREILLRIPPDDPASLVRASAVCTTWLETISDPAFFRDYRAFHGASPVLGYLHNKSYESHGVARFDPTGAFCPPVRDRRNWHAADSRHGRVLFYTPREKHADFTVWDPITDRRWGLLTDPKLSEIIETAEDQQEEITWMAAVLCAQDGCDHLGCYDGPFLVAFAGSNELERTTFASFYSSEAAEWSKMISIENPNATSAMEETGHTAVVGNKVYFPRKWSGRIVMYDVGEQELSAINLQDQPCGKLMGEEDGALVFASMGGSKLYVRLMEDGPNGVVARGQRRVVELQTSLPPSALSSTYWMVRKTFVSGGPSVVGFASGAGVIFLNTEAGLFTVEVSSGQTKKVHRKMFVQTVIPYVSFYSREHVRILMPLQSKRGRGDHSHELDTVLHDHAGDRMPLP; this is encoded by the exons ATGAATTCGCCGCCGCCGCAACGCAGCCGCCACACGCTGGTCGACGACGCCATCCGCGAGATTTTGCTCCGCATCCCGCCGGATGACCCGGCGAGCCTCGTCCGCGCCTCCGCCGTCTGCACCACCTGGctcgaaaccatctcagaccccgCCTTCTTCCGCGACTACCGCGCTTTCCACGGGGCGTCCCCCGTGTTGGGCTACCTCCACAACAAATCCTACGAAAGCCATGGCGTCGCCCGATTCGACCCTACCGGAGCCTTCTGCCCGCCGGTTCGCGACCGCCGCAACTGGCACGCGGCCGACTCCCGCCATGGCCGCGTCCTCTTCTACACACCCAGAGAGAAGCACGCAGATTTCACCGTCTGGGACCCCATCACGGACCGCCGGTGGGGGCTTCTCACCGACCCCAAGCTGTCGGAGATAATTGAGACTGCAGAGGACCAGCAGGAGGAGATAACCTGGATGGCGGCGGTGCTCTGCGCCCAGGATGGCTGCGACCACCTGGGCTGCTACGACGGTCCCTTCCTCGTGGCTTTCGCGGGCTCCAATGAGTTAGAGAGGACCACGTTCGCCTCCTTCTACTCATCTGAGGCTGCCGAGTGGAGCAAAATGATCTCCATTGAGAACCCGAATGCCACCAGTGCCATGGAGGAGACAGGGCACACTGCAGTTGTGGGAAACAAAGTCTATTTCCCCCGTAAGTGGAGCGGAAGAATAGTGATGTATGACGTGGGCGAGCAAGAACTTTCGGCGATCAATTTGCAGGACCAGCCATGCGGTAAACTCATGGGGGAGGAGGACGGTGCGCTGGTGTTTGCGAGCATGGGGGGTTCTAAACTCTATGTGCGGTTAATGGAGGATGGTCCCAATGGAGTTGTGGCGAGGGGGCAACGCAGGGTCGTCGAGCTTCAAACATCGCTCCCTCCTAGTGCCCTCTCGAGCACATACTGGATGGTACGCAAAACCTTCGTGAGTGGTGGACCATCGGTGGTTGGTTTTGCGAGCGGTGCTGGTGTCATCTTCCTAAATACAGAAGCTGGCCTGTTCACAGTTGAGGTCTCTTCTGGCCAAACAAAGAAGGTACACAGAAAGATGTTCGTCCAGACAGTCATACCCTATGTGAGCTTCTACAGCCGAG AACATGTCAGGATCTTAATGCCACTGCAATCAAAACGTGGTCGCGGCGACCATTCACATGAATTGGACACCGTTTTGCATG ATCACGCTGGGGACAGAATGCCACTGCCATGA